One Dromiciops gliroides isolate mDroGli1 chromosome 3, mDroGli1.pri, whole genome shotgun sequence DNA segment encodes these proteins:
- the LOC122748716 gene encoding 40S ribosomal protein S21-like yields MQSHAGEFVGLYLLWKCSVSNRIIGAKDHASIQMNVAKVDKVTGRFNGQFKTCAICGAIHRMGESDDSILWLAKNDGTVSKNF; encoded by the coding sequence ATGCAGAGCCACGCCGGTGAGTTCGTGGGCCTGTACTTGCTATGGAAATGCTCCGTGAGCAACAGGATCATCGGGGCCAAGGACCACGCATCCATCCAGATGAACGTGGCCAAGGTTGACAAGGTCACAGGCAGATTCAATGGCCAATTTAAAACTTGTGCAATTTGTGGAGCAATTCATAGAATGGGAGAATCTGATGACTCAATTCTCTGGCTGGCAAAAAATGATGGTACTGTTTCAAAGAATTTCTAA
- the LOC122747437 gene encoding HIG1 domain family member 2A, mitochondrial-like, producing the protein MSSAGLVASEVAFDPAQPPVIEGFTPSMHRLQDETVRAKFIHKVRKNPVVPISCLATAGALSYGLYCFHWGNSQTVMTILWGLAVSAMQSPRLH; encoded by the coding sequence ATGTCATCTGCTGGTTTAGTGGCCTCGGAGGTGGCCTTTGACCCTGCGCAGCCCCCAGTCATTGAAGGTTTCACCCCTAGTATGCACCGTTTGCAGGATGAGACCGTCAGGGCCAAATTTATACACAAGGTCCGCAAGAACCCGGTGGTGCCCATAAGTTGTCTGGCCACAGCTGGAGCTCTGTCTTATGGACTCTACTGCTTTCATTGGGGTAATAGCCAGACAGTGATGACCATTCTGTGGGGCTTGGCAGTCTCAGCCATGCAATCACCAAGGCTTCACTGA